One region of Vibrio sp. FE10 genomic DNA includes:
- a CDS encoding GNAT family N-acetyltransferase: MFETVIDEELSIALVEESFATHYADYSQSQNDYLSQWLAWPPHCKTEQDFRIFIQRSLHDYAEGKSMTCAIVYQGKIVGNCSFNTIDHNTKKVTIGYWVSQTQQGKGIVTRVVQKLIDIAFNELDMEKIEISAATENMSSRKVCERLHFTLEGIITCNENLNGRIIDHAIYGLHRSKR; this comes from the coding sequence ATGTTCGAAACTGTTATAGACGAAGAGCTCTCCATCGCATTGGTCGAAGAAAGCTTCGCTACCCATTACGCTGACTATTCACAAAGCCAAAATGATTACCTTAGCCAGTGGCTAGCATGGCCACCGCACTGTAAAACAGAGCAAGACTTTAGGATTTTTATCCAGCGTTCGTTACACGATTATGCTGAAGGGAAAAGCATGACATGTGCCATCGTGTATCAAGGGAAGATCGTCGGTAACTGCAGTTTCAACACCATCGACCACAATACCAAGAAAGTAACGATTGGCTATTGGGTGTCACAGACTCAACAAGGCAAAGGCATCGTCACTCGTGTGGTTCAGAAACTGATTGATATTGCTTTCAATGAGTTAGATATGGAAAAGATTGAAATATCAGCCGCCACTGAGAACATGAGCAGCCGTAAAGTTTGTGAACGCTTACATTTCACATTGGAAGGCATCATCACTTGTAACGAAAACTTGAATGGTCGCATCATCGATCACGCTATTTATGGCCTGCATCGTTCAAAGCGATAA
- a CDS encoding HD-GYP domain-containing protein yields the protein MIQHCQNVTVDLRKALFGIAKALDNVGFESKNHGQRVGYIAYRCALSVGWEEEQAQLAFSLGLIHDCGVSQIDEQLSLTSGFVPDASYHHCQKGYQILKECPVLSIFAKPVLYHHTPWVELKAMPISELEKELAAIVMLADRVDYLYGITSSDRYGNLTPDGKASIIERLTEQADEMFETNLVQHMCELVDLDDFWFSMEIPYIENMRDNFAPVPFFSQQMSLDETVAFAEFIANVVDTKSSFTFKHSLKVGQLSEYLAKQLGYSYTTQRKLYLAGLVHDIGKLQTPNDILHKPDLLTEEEYCCIKRHATDTRFALQELFSSPQVCQWASNHHERLDGSGYPMGKTAEELDQPSRIVAVVDVFQALSQSRPYRGGMTLKQTMAILRDHVENYKLDREVFECLEKHAQYCFELSTDKRMFAF from the coding sequence ATGATTCAACATTGCCAGAATGTAACCGTAGACCTTAGAAAGGCTCTATTTGGTATTGCGAAGGCGCTTGATAACGTCGGTTTTGAAAGCAAAAATCATGGACAGAGGGTGGGTTACATCGCGTATCGATGTGCTCTGAGTGTCGGGTGGGAAGAAGAGCAGGCGCAACTTGCGTTCTCATTGGGGTTAATTCACGACTGTGGCGTATCGCAAATTGATGAGCAGCTCAGCCTGACTTCAGGGTTTGTTCCTGATGCGAGCTATCACCATTGTCAAAAGGGCTACCAAATCCTAAAGGAATGCCCAGTTCTTTCTATATTCGCTAAGCCGGTGCTTTACCATCATACCCCTTGGGTTGAGTTAAAGGCGATGCCGATCAGTGAGTTAGAGAAGGAGTTGGCTGCGATTGTCATGCTCGCGGATCGAGTAGACTATCTATACGGCATCACTTCTTCAGATCGGTATGGAAACCTGACTCCGGATGGTAAAGCGAGCATTATTGAACGTTTGACTGAGCAAGCAGACGAGATGTTCGAAACCAACCTTGTGCAACATATGTGTGAGCTTGTCGATCTGGATGATTTTTGGTTCTCGATGGAGATTCCTTACATTGAGAACATGCGGGACAACTTTGCACCTGTGCCGTTCTTCTCTCAACAAATGTCGTTGGATGAGACCGTGGCTTTTGCCGAATTCATTGCCAACGTGGTTGATACCAAGAGTTCATTTACCTTTAAGCACTCTTTGAAGGTAGGTCAACTCTCTGAATATCTTGCTAAGCAGTTGGGTTACTCATACACCACTCAGCGCAAACTCTATTTAGCTGGGTTAGTTCATGACATCGGCAAACTGCAAACACCTAATGACATTCTTCATAAGCCGGATTTGCTAACCGAAGAGGAGTATTGTTGTATTAAACGACATGCAACGGATACTCGATTTGCACTGCAAGAGTTGTTTAGTTCTCCGCAGGTTTGCCAATGGGCATCCAACCATCATGAAAGGTTAGATGGCTCAGGCTACCCGATGGGCAAAACGGCGGAAGAATTAGATCAACCGAGTCGGATCGTCGCAGTAGTTGATGTGTTCCAAGCATTATCTCAGTCACGTCCTTATCGTGGTGGTATGACGTTAAAACAGACGATGGCTATTTTGAGAGACCATGTTGAAAACTATAAGCTAGACCGAGAAGTGTTTGAATGTCTTGAAAAGCATGCACAGTACTGCTTCGAATTATCGACCGATAAAAGAATGTTCGCGTTTTAG
- a CDS encoding PTS sugar transporter subunit IIB: protein MKKILVVCGNGLGTSLMMEMAVKEVAKKIGFEAEVDHEDLSSAASSNADIWVAATDVANQLKEGGKENIISLKNIFDKASIEEQLKTFM, encoded by the coding sequence ATGAAAAAGATTCTTGTAGTTTGCGGTAACGGCCTTGGTACTTCACTTATGATGGAAATGGCAGTAAAAGAAGTGGCTAAAAAAATCGGTTTCGAAGCAGAAGTTGATCACGAAGATCTATCATCTGCAGCATCAAGCAATGCTGATATTTGGGTAGCAGCAACAGACGTTGCAAACCAACTAAAAGAAGGCGGCAAAGAAAACATAATCAGCCTTAAAAATATTTTTGACAAAGCATCAATCGAAGAACAACTAAAAACTTTCATGTAA
- a CDS encoding response regulator transcription factor: protein MSKTKVLIVEDDQEIARLTTLYLEAEGYNVSVVHDGNLALEAIRNTEPDLVLLDLMLPGLSGAQICRQAREFYNGIILVLTASADEMSEVSLFKFGADDYVTKPIRGHALLARIEALLRRASPVVGITDTGTEKQCDIVINNTAQSATLYGQNLKLTSAEFEILNLLVNNICQVVTRDQCCQLFRGIDYAFNDRSIDMRVSGLRRKLRMHAKDKQLIRTVRNKGYMLVA, encoded by the coding sequence ATGTCGAAAACCAAAGTGCTCATTGTCGAAGATGACCAAGAGATCGCTCGTTTAACGACGCTTTATCTTGAAGCGGAAGGTTACAATGTCAGCGTTGTTCATGATGGGAATTTAGCGCTTGAAGCGATTCGTAATACTGAACCTGATCTTGTTTTGTTAGATCTGATGCTACCCGGTTTGAGTGGTGCTCAAATTTGCCGCCAGGCTCGTGAGTTCTACAACGGAATCATCTTGGTGCTTACCGCTTCAGCGGATGAGATGAGCGAAGTTAGCTTATTTAAGTTTGGTGCAGACGACTACGTCACTAAGCCTATTCGTGGTCACGCGCTGTTAGCCCGCATTGAGGCTTTGCTGCGCAGAGCGTCACCTGTGGTTGGTATAACGGATACTGGTACTGAAAAACAGTGTGATATTGTCATTAATAATACGGCGCAAAGTGCCACGTTATATGGACAAAACCTCAAGCTGACCTCTGCTGAATTTGAAATCCTAAACCTTCTGGTCAATAACATCTGTCAGGTTGTGACTCGAGATCAGTGCTGTCAGTTATTTAGAGGGATTGATTACGCGTTTAATGACCGCTCGATTGATATGCGAGTTTCAGGATTGCGTCGCAAGCTGCGTATGCACGCAAAAGACAAACAGTTGATCCGCACGGTTCGCAACAAGGGGTACATGCTGGTTGCGTAA
- a CDS encoding efflux RND transporter periplasmic adaptor subunit yields MKLNTITIAITLVAGSSIFAALAYNGSQVASAPQKVSELTVSEPQAVSVDIDTTTLAVSQQQQVSVVLATLGNYQAEVVGYGEAKSRYELMFSTEVGGRVETISSQFETGQVIGQGEVIANIDSTSYQQAVTQAKANVAQAQLDLLEEQRQGEQAKSEWQRSGLSGEPDSPLVLREPQLAQVTAALENAKLELVKAVQDLEKTTLVAPFDSLVVSRDVQPGSYAQTGAQIATLYSIDEVEVSVPLSESQWLSLPSSDNSQLKQQPWPVTLSSSDGQFQWQGYVERVEQHLQQDTRQRSLIVKVDNPLEQDKDLYPGTFVQATIAGKQLNQLWELPASALSQQGDLWFVDDNGLLSKSNADVEFEKGGLIYIDPTKLSNSADLNSLTESNSDSVQVVKRPLSSFKSGMVVLAKAEG; encoded by the coding sequence ATGAAACTGAATACCATCACAATTGCCATCACTCTAGTGGCTGGTTCAAGCATCTTTGCTGCCCTTGCTTACAACGGTTCTCAAGTGGCATCTGCTCCTCAGAAGGTGAGTGAACTAACGGTTTCAGAGCCTCAAGCTGTGTCTGTTGATATTGACACGACGACTTTAGCTGTATCACAACAGCAGCAAGTGTCTGTGGTGCTCGCAACATTGGGTAACTACCAAGCAGAAGTTGTGGGTTACGGAGAAGCGAAGTCGCGTTACGAATTGATGTTTTCAACGGAAGTCGGCGGCCGAGTAGAAACGATCAGTTCGCAGTTTGAAACAGGGCAAGTGATTGGCCAAGGTGAGGTGATCGCCAATATCGATTCGACCAGTTACCAACAAGCGGTAACCCAAGCAAAGGCGAATGTGGCTCAAGCTCAACTGGATTTATTGGAAGAACAGAGACAAGGCGAACAAGCTAAGTCTGAATGGCAACGTTCTGGTTTGTCGGGCGAGCCTGATTCACCTTTGGTATTGCGTGAGCCACAACTGGCACAAGTAACAGCAGCTTTAGAGAACGCCAAGCTTGAATTGGTGAAGGCTGTGCAAGACCTTGAAAAAACAACTTTGGTTGCCCCTTTTGATTCGTTGGTCGTGAGCCGTGATGTTCAACCGGGAAGCTACGCACAAACGGGCGCGCAGATCGCTACGTTATACAGCATCGATGAGGTTGAAGTCTCTGTGCCTTTGTCTGAAAGCCAATGGTTGAGTCTGCCGAGCAGCGATAACTCGCAATTGAAACAACAGCCGTGGCCAGTGACTCTGTCGAGTTCTGACGGTCAATTCCAATGGCAAGGCTATGTCGAGCGAGTAGAGCAGCATTTACAACAAGACACACGTCAACGTTCACTGATCGTGAAAGTCGATAATCCTTTGGAACAAGACAAAGATCTTTATCCGGGTACGTTCGTGCAAGCAACGATTGCTGGAAAACAATTAAACCAATTATGGGAGCTGCCAGCTTCAGCACTTTCGCAACAAGGTGACCTGTGGTTTGTGGATGACAACGGTCTGCTTTCTAAATCAAACGCGGATGTTGAATTTGAAAAGGGCGGTTTGATTTACATCGACCCTACCAAACTGAGCAACTCTGCGGATCTGAATAGCCTTACAGAATCAAATAGTGACAGTGTGCAAGTGGTCAAGCGTCCATTAAGCAGCTTTAAATCAGGCATGGTTGTACTGGCTAAGGCGGAGGGTTAG
- a CDS encoding sensor histidine kinase has translation MRKFIVTKLRSVSMFARLYLGIVTGMSATIFLFLNLGEGHMRRTEIETFLNDGSYFVEQYIRQHNQVNSLYQELDKTGYQQFYIFNLRLLENWSGEAPCQKCELYTTLNGVPIYLSENNLYSAVFQLPNSKFSFAFSEVGDFFSPDIEWYEDSERHFLLGLLLAVIVAIGASVYLPVRRFQERIELLVEKQKQFGRGKLSTRSSMDEIHPVSDLASSFNVMAEEIESKVKQSHIFAQAIPHEVRTPLSRIQLATDLLRRGAPSHHQALFDDIDGYIEDINELTSEIIMLSKLNVMDNSFFELVKVRADLAEYCLDRIRYSELDNISFESKITRDFDIKCDCMMARLVFDNILKNAGNYTQDKIWMTLDENSESWLVVIEDNGSGIPEDRRDEVFLPFSRLDSSRTSATGGSGLGLAIAISAAKKLAWDIKIDDSNHGGAKFSIVIPKVA, from the coding sequence TTGCGTAAGTTTATTGTTACTAAGTTACGTTCGGTTTCTATGTTCGCCCGTTTATACCTTGGTATTGTGACTGGGATGTCGGCGACGATCTTCTTGTTCTTGAACCTTGGTGAAGGGCACATGCGAAGAACCGAGATAGAAACGTTTCTTAACGATGGTTCTTACTTTGTTGAACAGTATATTCGTCAGCACAACCAAGTGAACTCGCTATACCAAGAACTCGACAAAACAGGCTACCAACAATTTTATATCTTCAATTTACGCCTGTTAGAAAATTGGTCGGGAGAGGCTCCTTGTCAAAAATGTGAGTTATACACCACCTTGAATGGGGTGCCGATTTACCTCAGCGAAAACAATCTCTATTCGGCTGTATTTCAATTACCAAATTCTAAATTTAGCTTCGCATTCAGCGAGGTAGGTGACTTTTTCTCTCCTGATATTGAATGGTATGAAGATTCTGAAAGGCATTTTCTATTAGGGCTGTTGCTGGCGGTCATCGTGGCAATTGGCGCAAGTGTTTATTTACCTGTGAGACGTTTTCAGGAAAGAATCGAGTTACTGGTTGAGAAGCAGAAGCAGTTTGGTCGAGGTAAGTTGAGTACCCGTTCCAGTATGGATGAGATACATCCAGTGTCTGATCTTGCGAGTAGCTTTAACGTCATGGCTGAAGAGATCGAAAGCAAAGTTAAACAAAGTCATATCTTTGCCCAAGCGATCCCACATGAAGTTCGTACGCCGTTGAGTCGGATTCAGCTCGCGACGGATCTCTTAAGGAGAGGCGCACCAAGTCATCATCAAGCGTTGTTTGATGACATTGATGGTTATATTGAAGACATCAACGAGCTGACCTCGGAGATTATCATGCTGTCGAAGTTGAACGTGATGGATAACTCTTTCTTTGAGCTGGTGAAGGTGAGAGCGGATCTTGCTGAGTATTGCTTGGATAGGATTCGTTATTCGGAATTAGACAACATCAGCTTTGAATCTAAGATAACGCGAGATTTCGATATTAAGTGCGATTGCATGATGGCTCGTTTGGTGTTCGATAATATTCTCAAGAACGCGGGTAACTACACGCAAGATAAAATTTGGATGACTCTGGACGAAAACTCCGAGAGTTGGTTAGTAGTTATTGAAGACAATGGTTCTGGGATTCCAGAAGATAGACGGGATGAAGTCTTTCTGCCGTTTTCTCGTCTAGACTCAAGCAGAACGTCGGCCACAGGAGGCTCTGGGTTGGGGCTTGCGATTGCCATTTCGGCCGCTAAGAAGCTAGCTTGGGATATCAAGATAGATGACAGCAATCACGGTGGTGCTAAATTTAGTATCGTGATTCCTAAGGTCGCATAG
- a CDS encoding NupC/NupG family nucleoside CNT transporter, producing the protein MNILFGLVGVIALIACACLLSESRSSINWKTVSRALLLQIGFAALVLYFPWGQLALTSMSNGVSSLLGFADAGIAFLFGDLATDGFIFAIRVLPIIIFFSALISALYYLGIMQKVIQVLGGAVQKLLGTSKAESLVATGNIFLSQGESPLLIRPFLKSMTRSELFAVMAGGMASVAGSVLGGYAGLGVELKYLIAASFMAAPGSLLMAKIIVPERNTPSDYEHIELDKADQSNVIDALASGAMNGMKVAVAVGTMLIAFVSVIAMVNTGLESLGETFGFAGITLQAIFGYLFSPLAWLIGIPSDEVLMAGSYIGQKIVMNEFVAFIDFVENKELLSEHSQVIVTFALCGFANIGSIAIQLGSIGVMAPERRAEVANLGLKAVAAGTLANLMSACLAGIFILL; encoded by the coding sequence ATGAATATTCTATTTGGTCTTGTCGGTGTTATTGCACTGATTGCTTGCGCATGTCTGCTATCTGAGAGTCGCTCTTCTATTAACTGGAAAACCGTGTCTCGTGCATTGTTACTTCAAATTGGTTTTGCAGCCTTAGTGTTGTATTTCCCATGGGGACAATTAGCACTAACGAGCATGAGCAATGGTGTTTCAAGCCTGCTTGGTTTTGCGGACGCTGGTATCGCTTTCCTTTTTGGTGACCTTGCTACTGATGGTTTCATTTTCGCGATTCGCGTTCTTCCTATTATCATCTTCTTTAGCGCTTTGATCTCGGCACTTTATTACTTAGGCATCATGCAAAAAGTGATTCAAGTTCTTGGTGGAGCGGTGCAAAAACTGCTGGGCACCAGCAAAGCTGAATCCTTGGTCGCTACGGGCAACATCTTCCTTTCTCAGGGTGAGTCTCCTCTTCTTATTCGTCCGTTTTTAAAATCTATGACTCGTTCTGAACTGTTTGCTGTCATGGCTGGTGGTATGGCGTCTGTTGCGGGTAGTGTGCTTGGTGGCTATGCAGGATTAGGTGTTGAGCTTAAATACCTTATCGCAGCAAGCTTCATGGCGGCTCCTGGTAGTTTATTGATGGCGAAGATCATTGTTCCTGAGCGCAACACGCCAAGTGACTATGAGCACATTGAGCTAGATAAAGCTGACCAAAGCAACGTGATCGATGCATTGGCAAGCGGCGCGATGAACGGTATGAAGGTGGCAGTAGCCGTTGGTACTATGTTGATTGCATTCGTGAGTGTGATTGCAATGGTCAACACGGGCCTTGAAAGCTTAGGTGAAACGTTCGGTTTTGCGGGTATTACGCTGCAAGCTATCTTCGGTTACCTTTTCTCACCACTAGCATGGCTGATTGGTATTCCAAGTGATGAAGTCTTGATGGCGGGTTCTTACATCGGTCAGAAAATCGTAATGAACGAGTTCGTTGCTTTCATCGACTTCGTAGAGAACAAAGAGCTACTATCTGAACACAGCCAAGTAATTGTAACTTTTGCTTTGTGTGGCTTTGCTAACATTGGCTCAATCGCGATTCAACTGGGTTCTATCGGTGTGATGGCACCAGAGCGTCGTGCTGAAGTAGCAAACTTAGGCTTGAAAGCCGTTGCTGCTGGTACGCTAGCCAACCTAATGAGTGCATGTTTAGCGGGTATCTTCATCCTACTTTAA
- a CDS encoding PTS sugar transporter subunit IIA, whose translation MSLFDLVGNQGVIINSEENLTVDAAIDVTCSTLLASNKIEASYVEAIKQKHKDIGAYYVLAPKIAMPHARPEDGVNEASLQVTVFKKGVDLESEDNGDVYLSITLAAMDSDSHIHTIMALSELFQNDDDIDAIIAAETEQAIIDILKRY comes from the coding sequence ATGAGCCTGTTTGATTTAGTTGGTAACCAAGGCGTTATCATCAACTCTGAAGAGAACCTAACGGTTGATGCGGCGATTGATGTGACATGTTCAACACTGCTAGCGAGCAACAAAATCGAAGCTAGCTATGTTGAAGCTATCAAGCAAAAGCACAAGGACATCGGCGCGTACTATGTTCTAGCACCAAAGATTGCCATGCCACATGCTCGACCTGAAGATGGCGTTAACGAAGCATCACTGCAGGTAACGGTATTCAAGAAGGGTGTTGATTTAGAGTCGGAAGACAACGGTGACGTTTATCTTTCAATTACTCTGGCGGCAATGGATTCAGATAGCCATATCCATACTATTATGGCGCTGTCTGAACTGTTCCAAAATGATGATGACATTGATGCCATTATCGCAGCGGAAACAGAGCAAGCGATCATCGATATCTTAAAGCGATACTAG
- a CDS encoding PTS ascorbate transporter subunit IIC, with translation MQNFFEFMLGLLKEPAIMVGLIAFIGLVAQKADISTILKGTIKTVMGFLILGFGAGALVGALNNFSVVFTEAFGVHGVIPNNEAIVALAQEAFGYEMALIMFFAFVVNILLARLTPLKYIFLTGHHTMFMSMLVAVILSSAGIEGTVLVAIGAILVGTLMVVMPALGQKYTEKVMGTDQLAIGHFSTLSYIVSGFIGSKFGDTSKTTEDIQVPKSLMFLRDTPVAVATTMAIFFMLASIIAGGEFVETVSSGQNWVVFTFMQSLIFAGGVYIVLQGVKMLIAEIVPAFKGISDKLVPGAKPALDCPMVFPVAPNAVLIGFLCSFGAGLLAMAVQGALGWTIIVAGVVPHFFVGGAAGVYGNATGGLRGAILGSFTQGLCISFLPMLLLPVLGGLGLEATTFADFDFGVVGLILGWIVS, from the coding sequence ATGCAAAACTTTTTCGAGTTCATGCTCGGCTTATTAAAAGAGCCGGCGATCATGGTAGGTTTAATAGCTTTCATTGGCCTTGTTGCACAGAAAGCAGATATTTCCACCATTCTAAAAGGCACAATTAAAACCGTAATGGGTTTCCTAATTTTAGGTTTTGGTGCTGGTGCCCTTGTTGGCGCTCTAAATAACTTCTCAGTTGTATTTACAGAAGCATTCGGTGTACATGGTGTTATTCCAAATAACGAAGCGATTGTGGCATTAGCACAAGAAGCATTCGGTTATGAAATGGCTCTAATCATGTTCTTTGCATTCGTTGTGAATATTTTATTGGCTCGTTTAACTCCTTTAAAATATATTTTCTTAACGGGTCACCACACCATGTTTATGTCGATGTTAGTGGCAGTTATTCTGTCTTCAGCTGGCATCGAAGGAACCGTTTTAGTCGCTATTGGTGCAATTCTAGTCGGCACACTGATGGTTGTGATGCCTGCACTAGGCCAGAAGTACACTGAAAAAGTAATGGGTACAGACCAACTGGCTATCGGTCACTTCTCTACCCTTTCTTACATCGTGTCTGGTTTCATTGGTAGCAAGTTCGGTGACACATCGAAAACAACGGAAGACATTCAAGTTCCTAAAAGCCTGATGTTCCTACGTGATACGCCAGTTGCAGTTGCAACAACCATGGCTATCTTCTTCATGCTTGCGTCTATTATTGCTGGCGGTGAGTTTGTAGAAACAGTATCAAGCGGTCAAAACTGGGTTGTCTTCACCTTCATGCAATCTCTCATCTTTGCGGGTGGTGTTTACATCGTGCTGCAAGGTGTGAAGATGCTAATTGCTGAAATCGTTCCTGCATTTAAAGGTATTTCGGACAAACTGGTACCGGGTGCAAAACCTGCTCTTGATTGCCCTATGGTATTCCCAGTAGCGCCAAACGCAGTACTTATCGGCTTCCTATGTTCTTTCGGTGCTGGTCTACTCGCAATGGCAGTACAAGGCGCGCTTGGTTGGACAATCATTGTAGCGGGCGTTGTTCCTCACTTCTTCGTTGGTGGCGCGGCTGGTGTTTACGGTAACGCAACAGGCGGTTTACGCGGTGCAATCCTAGGTTCATTTACGCAAGGTCTGTGTATCTCTTTCCTACCGATGCTGCTACTTCCAGTACTGGGTGGCCTAGGTCTTGAAGCAACAACATTTGCTGACTTCGACTTCGGTGTGGTTGGTCTGATTCTAGGGTGGATTGTTTCATGA
- a CDS encoding TolC family protein — protein MKLNLPLKHSVIALALIGLIGCTSTSQADYVSLAEQSTNQTQQSLLSELIQQASDEQALDQNASNGQDLEAEKLQLTDLVNAPELDLYIERALQNSPSLQQSITALKIAYAQQGVTSGDRLPTVDASFSGKADEGTNGSSTTETYTTDVTVGWELDLWQKLADTNNAALKDIATSQANLQGAQDLLVASVMRGWLDISLKQQLVDIEAQRLVILENNEELVLERYRAGLGSLEDLDNAKTSSASTQATLADYREQLAQSRRELVLLTGQWSGESDELSLAELGSFPTIINPLDNMPTQDLAGRPDLQAAFFNIEAETLRADAAYKAMLPSISLSASLTDMAESPSEALLTGPLWSALGQVSAPLFQGGKLKAQAEIADLTTETSYWAYQETLLSAVNEVENAMGQESSLTLQQQHLTNALVSAQRSFTSYEEKYRQGLVDIFDLLTVQQQTYDLESQLTQTIYNRLVNRIDLGLALGLGVSS, from the coding sequence ATGAAATTGAATCTTCCTTTAAAACATTCCGTCATCGCGCTCGCTCTAATTGGTTTGATCGGTTGTACTTCAACCAGTCAGGCTGATTACGTATCGCTAGCTGAACAAAGTACCAATCAAACGCAGCAAAGCTTGCTCTCAGAGCTGATCCAACAAGCCTCTGATGAACAGGCTTTGGATCAAAATGCTTCTAACGGCCAAGATCTGGAAGCTGAGAAGTTGCAACTCACCGATCTCGTGAATGCACCAGAACTCGATCTCTATATCGAGCGTGCGCTGCAGAACAGTCCAAGCCTCCAACAAAGCATCACAGCACTCAAAATAGCCTATGCACAACAAGGTGTGACGTCTGGCGACCGCTTGCCAACCGTAGATGCGAGCTTTTCAGGCAAAGCGGACGAAGGCACTAACGGCTCAAGCACCACTGAAACCTATACCACAGATGTGACTGTCGGTTGGGAGCTTGACCTATGGCAGAAGCTTGCAGACACAAACAACGCTGCTTTAAAAGATATAGCGACGTCTCAAGCTAATCTTCAGGGCGCTCAAGATCTTTTGGTCGCGAGTGTGATGAGAGGTTGGCTTGATATCAGTTTGAAGCAGCAGCTTGTTGATATTGAAGCGCAGCGCTTAGTGATTCTAGAAAATAACGAAGAGCTTGTTTTAGAACGTTACCGAGCAGGGCTAGGTAGCCTTGAAGATCTGGATAACGCGAAAACCAGCAGCGCATCGACTCAGGCAACTTTAGCTGACTACCGCGAGCAGCTTGCACAAAGCCGACGTGAATTGGTTTTGTTAACTGGGCAGTGGAGTGGTGAATCTGATGAGTTATCGCTTGCTGAACTCGGTTCATTCCCAACCATCATTAATCCGCTAGACAACATGCCGACGCAAGATCTGGCAGGGCGTCCGGATCTTCAAGCCGCTTTCTTCAATATCGAAGCGGAAACACTACGAGCTGATGCAGCATACAAAGCGATGCTGCCTTCGATCAGTTTATCTGCAAGCCTAACCGATATGGCGGAATCTCCGAGTGAAGCCTTGTTGACTGGACCTTTGTGGAGTGCGCTTGGCCAAGTATCAGCACCACTGTTTCAAGGTGGCAAGCTGAAAGCACAGGCTGAGATTGCAGACCTAACCACTGAAACCAGTTACTGGGCTTACCAAGAAACATTGCTCAGTGCGGTGAATGAAGTGGAGAACGCGATGGGTCAAGAGTCGTCATTAACGCTTCAACAGCAACATCTAACGAATGCCTTAGTGAGCGCACAACGCAGCTTCACCAGCTATGAAGAGAAATACCGTCAGGGTTTGGTCGACATTTTTGATTTACTTACTGTTCAGCAACAAACCTATGACCTTGAATCGCAGCTAACACAAACCATCTATAACCGTCTCGTAAACCGAATTGATTTAGGCCTAGCTCTGGGCTTGGGAGTATCTTCATGA